One genomic region from Fervidobacterium gondwanense DSM 13020 encodes:
- a CDS encoding DNA polymerase III subunit delta, with the protein MVIYLTGDSELKKEFYVKNYISGKDIHYRRIYADDTDKISELKYASQSVGLFSNSKVYDLVDFDEWSKSEKNEFMNISFSNEQVTVFVRTQKVSKDIEGGQVVVLEKPKDWEEEKWIELILQTAKELNIICNKEVAQEIYNLVGSDEFGILTELEKLKTYSNDEVSIEDVDEIVYKRTISRLDEFLFAISERKYSKALELLNDIVSEYDAVVISYALSKHFIDLFNIIANLHRKQGEYSWSEISKLAKETEIASPKVARFLGFRFKNSKNPPFNHVLYYTPKSLSNLINRIYLLDRRVKLGDDIKVLLSELISELKQEKSEQSE; encoded by the coding sequence ATGGTTATATATCTTACTGGCGATTCTGAGCTCAAAAAGGAATTTTACGTAAAAAATTACATATCTGGAAAGGATATACACTACAGAAGAATATATGCAGATGACACAGATAAAATATCGGAACTGAAATATGCATCCCAAAGTGTTGGTTTATTCTCTAATTCGAAGGTATATGACCTTGTTGATTTCGATGAGTGGTCGAAAAGTGAAAAGAACGAGTTCATGAATATCTCATTTTCAAATGAGCAAGTAACAGTTTTTGTAAGAACTCAAAAAGTTTCTAAAGACATAGAGGGCGGGCAAGTTGTTGTTCTTGAAAAACCAAAGGACTGGGAAGAAGAAAAGTGGATCGAGTTAATACTACAAACAGCCAAGGAATTGAACATAATTTGCAATAAAGAAGTCGCCCAAGAAATATACAATCTTGTTGGTAGTGACGAGTTTGGAATACTAACAGAACTTGAAAAATTAAAGACCTACTCTAATGACGAAGTCTCTATCGAAGATGTTGATGAGATTGTCTACAAGCGTACAATAAGTAGATTAGATGAGTTTTTATTTGCCATCAGTGAGAGAAAATACTCAAAAGCCTTAGAGCTTTTGAATGACATCGTTTCCGAGTACGATGCAGTCGTAATCTCTTACGCACTCTCAAAACACTTTATAGATCTGTTCAACATAATCGCCAATTTACATAGAAAACAAGGTGAATATTCATGGTCCGAGATAAGTAAATTAGCAAAAGAAACAGAAATTGCATCGCCAAAAGTTGCAAGATTCCTTGGATTTAGATTTAAGAATTCTAAAAACCCACCATTCAATCACGTTTTGTACTATACACCTAAGTCTTTATCAAACCTCATAAACCGTATTTATTTACTTGACAGAAGAGTTAAGCTCGGCGATGATATTAAGGTTTTGCTGAGCGAATTAATATCTGAATTAAAGCAAGAAAAGAGCGAACAATCAGAATAG
- a CDS encoding ABC transporter ATP-binding protein, with product MESKNPVILAENLSKVYGSGNSKVVALDSVNLEIYDREIVAILGPSGSGKTTLLNLLAGLDIPTTGRIIIEEKEITKMSEEEKAKFRAKYMGFIFQFFNLIPVLTAVENVELPMLLNKTPITQARDRALELLNKMGIIHRKDAYPSQLSGGEQQRVAVARALSTNPKIIWADEPTGALDAKNGEQIKQLIIDLNREFGTIFVIVTHDHTVAQIAHRIFRMESGKIVEVINNREDK from the coding sequence ATGGAATCAAAAAATCCTGTGATATTAGCTGAAAACCTATCAAAGGTTTATGGAAGTGGTAATTCTAAGGTCGTTGCACTCGACAGTGTGAATTTGGAAATCTATGACAGGGAAATCGTTGCAATATTGGGACCTTCTGGATCTGGTAAAACAACACTGCTCAACTTGCTTGCAGGTTTAGATATTCCAACAACTGGAAGGATAATTATTGAAGAGAAAGAAATAACAAAAATGAGCGAAGAAGAAAAGGCAAAATTCAGGGCAAAGTATATGGGATTTATATTCCAGTTCTTCAACTTGATACCCGTACTAACAGCTGTCGAAAATGTCGAACTGCCAATGTTACTAAATAAAACCCCCATAACACAAGCAAGAGATCGTGCATTAGAATTATTAAACAAAATGGGAATCATACACAGAAAAGATGCCTATCCTTCACAACTTTCAGGCGGTGAGCAACAAAGGGTTGCCGTTGCAAGAGCTCTATCGACAAACCCAAAGATAATATGGGCAGATGAACCTACCGGAGCTCTTGACGCGAAGAATGGGGAACAGATAAAACAACTGATTATAGACCTTAACAGAGAATTTGGGACTATCTTCGTCATAGTCACGCATGACCATACCGTTGCACAGATTGCCCATAGAATATTCAGAATGGAAAGTGGAAAAATAGTCGAAGTAATAAACAACAGGGAGGACAAATGA
- the coaD gene encoding pantetheine-phosphate adenylyltransferase: protein MVKAVYPGSFDPITYGHIDIAKRAALLFDELYVVIMENKKKNYTFSVDERIEMVQECLKNIPNVHVETFSGLLVEYTSAKKINVVIRGLRAVTDFEYELQMALANKEICDGVETVFLMTDKNFSFLSSSLVKEVASFGGTISQWVPEIVEKKLREKFKIQTEVK from the coding sequence ATGGTAAAAGCTGTGTATCCCGGGTCATTTGACCCAATAACTTACGGTCATATAGATATTGCAAAGCGGGCAGCGTTGCTATTCGACGAGCTTTATGTGGTTATAATGGAAAACAAAAAGAAGAATTACACATTCAGCGTTGATGAGAGGATAGAAATGGTTCAAGAATGCTTGAAAAACATACCAAATGTACATGTTGAAACATTTTCTGGTCTGCTTGTGGAATACACTTCAGCGAAGAAGATCAATGTAGTAATAAGGGGTCTCAGGGCAGTTACAGATTTTGAATATGAATTGCAAATGGCGCTTGCAAACAAAGAAATTTGCGACGGTGTGGAAACCGTATTCCTTATGACCGATAAGAATTTTTCGTTTCTTTCCTCAAGTCTTGTCAAAGAAGTTGCGTCGTTCGGAGGCACAATCTCTCAGTGGGTACCAGAAATTGTTGAAAAGAAACTTCGAGAGAAATTCAAAATTCAAACTGAGGTGAAATGA
- the dnaB gene encoding replicative DNA helicase, with the protein MKNIPASIEAEQALIGSILIEPERLDNIVSIVSSADFYDQKHKAIFSAIEELHDDGQPIDIISVCDRLKSKGLLEKIGGELYVAQLADNVPTAAHSEMYAQIIRDKAVLRELITAGSMIVEKAYNEALDVEEVLDEAERLVFRIAESRATKTYIDIRSALTEVFEHLEDLRNKHLKGMTGLVTGIPTGFKKLDEMTSGFHKSDLIIIAARPSVGKTAFALNLAKNMAMIGEASVGIFSLEMSKEQLIQRLLCMESLVDLQKVRRGWLSDDEWKRLVQGASRIMKANIIVDDESNLEPRVLRAKARRMKKEYNIDAIFIDYLQLMDIGDGRRDSRQQEISEISRSLKLLARELDVSIIALSQLSRAVEQREDKRPRLSDLRESGAIEQDADVVIFLYRDEYYKKQHVDLPHETEIIIGKQRNGPIGTVTLMFNPSSTNFFEPDVFHSEQ; encoded by the coding sequence GTGAAGAATATACCTGCCAGCATAGAAGCAGAACAAGCCCTAATTGGAAGCATATTAATTGAGCCAGAGAGATTGGATAACATTGTTTCAATTGTAAGCTCAGCAGATTTTTACGACCAAAAACACAAAGCTATCTTCAGCGCCATAGAAGAGCTTCATGATGATGGCCAACCTATAGATATAATATCTGTCTGCGACAGGCTAAAATCAAAGGGGCTGCTTGAAAAAATAGGCGGTGAACTTTACGTTGCTCAGCTTGCTGATAACGTGCCAACTGCCGCACACTCTGAGATGTATGCACAGATCATTCGTGATAAAGCAGTTCTTAGAGAGCTTATCACAGCAGGTAGCATGATTGTCGAAAAAGCATACAACGAAGCGCTTGACGTAGAAGAGGTTTTGGATGAGGCAGAAAGACTTGTGTTTAGAATCGCTGAATCAAGAGCAACAAAGACATACATTGATATAAGAAGCGCACTTACCGAGGTTTTTGAACATCTCGAAGATCTGAGAAACAAACATTTAAAAGGAATGACAGGATTAGTTACGGGAATTCCAACAGGTTTCAAAAAGTTGGACGAAATGACCTCTGGGTTCCACAAGTCTGATTTGATTATCATCGCAGCGAGGCCAAGTGTTGGTAAAACAGCTTTTGCGCTAAACCTTGCTAAGAACATGGCAATGATTGGAGAAGCTTCTGTGGGTATCTTCAGTCTCGAAATGAGCAAAGAACAACTTATACAAAGGCTCCTTTGTATGGAATCTCTCGTGGACTTACAGAAAGTTAGGCGCGGATGGTTGAGCGATGATGAATGGAAGAGGCTTGTACAAGGAGCTTCAAGAATAATGAAAGCAAACATCATAGTCGATGATGAGTCTAACCTCGAACCGAGAGTTTTGAGGGCTAAAGCGCGAAGAATGAAAAAGGAGTATAACATAGATGCGATATTTATTGATTACCTGCAACTTATGGATATAGGAGATGGAAGGAGAGACAGCAGACAACAAGAAATCTCAGAAATTTCTAGATCTTTAAAACTGCTTGCAAGAGAGCTTGATGTATCAATCATAGCACTTTCGCAATTATCACGTGCAGTTGAGCAAAGGGAAGACAAACGCCCACGTCTTAGCGATTTGAGAGAATCAGGGGCAATCGAACAAGATGCCGACGTAGTTATATTCCTGTACAGAGATGAGTACTACAAAAAACAGCACGTAGATTTGCCACATGAAACTGAGATAATCATTGGAAAGCAAAGAAACGGTCCAATAGGGACAGTAACGTTGATGTTCAATCCATCCTCTACAAATTTCTTCGAGCCAGATGTTTTCCACTCTGAGCAATAG
- the lnt gene encoding apolipoprotein N-acyltransferase, with translation MGEILNILIASLLTTLSMPGYLYGGLVFFALIPLFFSLERKGPILTALSSFLYFFIFSFVNFHYLINTLTTGLPELFGRFGPTAGFFVYLLFCVLEALPFLLFGFLYGLWAERIKYRFLQPLFVASAYTLSEYLRGIGDLGFTGGRLSDALYNFTGILQLLSITGTLGLVFVIVVINYESYRLLKKSKANLLVMLSIFVIIISGDGIIERFIPKIIGDKPVVLAQTNVPQKVKYSYSSSEIVDYIEKQFSDTPEYMTIFPEAVFPGTDIRNSDVEKELLEIFSKRIIVVGFPTLDEDKAFNSAVIYSNGSFLDKYDKVKLFPFVEMLPYGSIFGSLSFLKGMYYFSPGTLKDIDIPGYGKIGFEICFESFFPNLSRKLARDVGAIVVITNDGWYNSRIPLQQHFVQSIFRAIETRRYVIQVSNTGISGVVDIFGNYTQLPYGTISRTMYISINTQETFYIKFGEYIVLVSLFIIILSGLTLKKKNTIFD, from the coding sequence GTGGGTGAGATATTAAATATCTTAATCGCATCGCTTCTCACGACTCTTTCCATGCCAGGTTATCTCTACGGGGGATTAGTGTTTTTTGCGTTAATACCGCTGTTCTTTTCGTTAGAGAGAAAGGGACCCATTCTCACAGCTCTTAGCTCATTTTTATACTTCTTCATTTTCTCTTTTGTTAATTTTCACTACTTAATTAACACACTCACCACAGGTTTACCAGAGCTTTTCGGAAGATTTGGACCAACCGCGGGTTTTTTCGTATATTTGCTTTTTTGCGTACTTGAAGCCCTGCCATTTTTGTTATTCGGCTTCTTATACGGTCTCTGGGCTGAAAGGATAAAATACAGGTTTCTGCAACCACTGTTCGTTGCTTCTGCGTACACACTGTCAGAATATCTTAGGGGAATCGGCGACCTGGGATTCACAGGTGGAAGATTGAGTGATGCACTGTACAACTTCACAGGGATATTACAACTACTTTCTATTACTGGCACCCTTGGATTGGTCTTTGTAATCGTTGTAATAAACTATGAATCTTACAGATTGCTCAAAAAAAGCAAAGCAAATCTGCTTGTAATGTTATCAATATTTGTCATAATAATTTCTGGTGATGGTATTATCGAGCGATTCATACCTAAGATAATTGGGGACAAACCTGTTGTTCTTGCCCAAACAAATGTACCGCAAAAAGTCAAGTATTCTTACAGTTCCTCAGAAATCGTCGACTATATAGAAAAGCAATTTTCAGATACGCCAGAATATATGACAATATTTCCCGAAGCTGTTTTTCCTGGAACAGATATAAGAAATTCTGATGTTGAAAAAGAGCTTCTTGAAATATTCTCTAAAAGAATAATAGTTGTTGGGTTCCCAACTCTTGATGAAGACAAAGCTTTTAACAGCGCTGTTATTTATAGTAATGGAAGCTTCTTAGATAAATATGATAAAGTAAAGCTCTTTCCATTTGTCGAAATGCTACCGTATGGGAGCATATTTGGCTCTCTGAGCTTTTTGAAGGGAATGTATTATTTCTCGCCTGGGACGCTAAAGGATATCGATATTCCAGGGTATGGAAAAATCGGCTTTGAAATATGTTTTGAGTCTTTCTTTCCAAACTTGTCAAGAAAATTGGCTCGCGATGTTGGGGCAATAGTGGTTATAACTAATGATGGATGGTATAACTCACGCATTCCGCTCCAACAGCATTTTGTCCAATCGATTTTCAGAGCTATAGAAACAAGAAGATATGTCATTCAAGTTTCGAACACCGGCATAAGTGGTGTTGTAGACATCTTTGGAAACTATACACAACTTCCTTATGGAACAATTTCAAGAACAATGTATATCAGCATAAATACACAAGAAACGTTTTATATAAAGTTTGGAGAATATATTGTTCTCGTCTCCTTATTTATAATAATTCTTAGCGGCTTAACATTGAAGAAGAAAAATACCATTTTCGACTAA
- a CDS encoding DegT/DnrJ/EryC1/StrS family aminotransferase: MEEKGKKTVPLSNPQISEGDIEVVVEVLKSGRLSIGKYTRMFEESIASYVGTKYAVAVSSGTSALHLIIKALGFGKDDLLIVPSFTFVASANVALYEGGNVEFVDIEPETMNMDMEHFEQVVEKNAGKYRSMFLMAVDVFGHPLDWDSVVNVCEKYDVKIIEDSCEALGSEYKGKKVGTFGLAGAFAFYPNKQITTGEGGIIVTDSDEIFKLSAAMRNQGRGEGQGWLSHDYIGYNYRIDEMSAALGWSQMKRIDTIIDKRNTVAKRYEELLKDSGIETPKVMDYVTKMSWFVYVVRLPKPANKSIRDNVMKYLEENGIQCRNYFSPVHLQRPYRELGWSEGTLSVTEDISGRTIAIPFYTDLEKEDQEYVANHLRKAVEIFIK, encoded by the coding sequence ATGGAAGAAAAAGGTAAAAAGACAGTTCCACTTTCAAATCCGCAGATATCAGAAGGTGATATAGAAGTTGTTGTAGAAGTCTTGAAATCAGGCAGGTTGAGCATAGGAAAATACACAAGAATGTTTGAGGAGAGTATTGCGAGCTATGTTGGGACAAAATATGCAGTCGCAGTTTCAAGCGGTACAAGTGCTCTGCACTTAATCATCAAAGCTTTGGGGTTTGGAAAGGATGATTTACTCATAGTTCCGTCATTTACATTCGTTGCTTCTGCAAACGTTGCACTTTATGAAGGTGGGAATGTTGAGTTCGTTGACATAGAACCTGAGACTATGAATATGGATATGGAACATTTTGAGCAAGTCGTTGAAAAAAACGCTGGAAAATACAGAAGTATGTTTCTAATGGCGGTTGACGTATTTGGGCATCCATTGGATTGGGATAGCGTAGTTAACGTATGCGAGAAATATGACGTGAAGATAATTGAAGATTCTTGTGAAGCCCTCGGAAGTGAATATAAAGGAAAGAAAGTTGGAACATTTGGATTAGCTGGCGCATTTGCGTTTTATCCCAATAAACAGATAACCACAGGCGAAGGTGGCATAATAGTTACAGATAGTGACGAAATATTCAAACTGTCTGCTGCGATGAGAAACCAAGGAAGAGGAGAAGGTCAAGGATGGCTTTCGCACGATTATATAGGATACAATTACAGAATAGATGAAATGTCAGCAGCGCTTGGATGGTCTCAGATGAAGCGAATAGATACGATTATTGATAAGAGAAATACCGTAGCGAAGAGATACGAGGAACTGTTAAAAGACTCTGGCATTGAAACTCCAAAGGTTATGGATTACGTGACAAAGATGTCATGGTTTGTGTATGTGGTAAGACTGCCAAAGCCTGCAAACAAGTCTATTAGGGATAACGTTATGAAGTATTTGGAAGAGAATGGCATACAATGTAGAAATTATTTCTCTCCTGTGCACCTACAAAGACCATATAGAGAACTTGGATGGAGCGAGGGAACCTTGTCTGTTACGGAAGATATTTCAGGAAGAACAATAGCGATACCGTTCTACACTGACCTTGAAAAAGAAGACCAAGAATACGTTGCCAACCATCTGAGAAAAGCGGTTGAGATATTCATAAAATAA
- a CDS encoding tetratricopeptide repeat protein — MKQNLSDCQKSTKVDIFLKSLFVAIILLSSLVFPLTLDEIAEKSKTDPEFAWDMYLVYVSRLGSSISKDEEEKIERIGRLVNAKRKLKDYEFAVKEDLSQLVEFSKNFEILKSSQYYIVEIFGTERIVNYISENISKDLSVIILLKFLPETEHFFEKFTREIIQILLEDQKAREYFVKNILKKLDIADAGSKLLKHLYKQYSESDENQRVKLLELYRYFSNDGYKLQEMEELFLKEEEKNKISWHKRISIWFAEHLKKLGSIKLSSYVQKLIITVLIILPITIVFAFRYPRYVLFRTFGLKKRAANIYKKIVEKDPFNPDKRLKLAQLFEEAGMYEEAFNEYNFLKRIKIE; from the coding sequence ATGAAACAGAACCTTTCGGATTGTCAGAAAAGCACTAAAGTTGACATATTTCTCAAGTCTTTATTTGTTGCTATAATTCTACTCTCTTCTCTTGTCTTTCCACTGACATTAGATGAAATCGCTGAGAAGTCAAAAACTGACCCAGAGTTTGCCTGGGATATGTATCTTGTTTATGTTTCAAGGCTCGGTAGTAGCATATCTAAAGATGAGGAAGAAAAAATCGAAAGAATTGGAAGGCTTGTAAACGCAAAACGCAAACTCAAAGATTACGAATTTGCAGTGAAAGAAGATTTGTCACAGCTTGTTGAGTTTTCTAAGAATTTTGAGATTCTTAAAAGCTCGCAATATTACATCGTAGAGATTTTTGGGACTGAGCGAATAGTAAATTACATCAGTGAAAATATATCTAAAGATTTATCAGTAATTATTTTATTAAAGTTTCTACCAGAGACAGAGCATTTTTTTGAAAAATTCACACGTGAAATAATACAAATTTTGTTAGAAGACCAAAAAGCACGCGAATACTTTGTTAAAAACATCCTTAAGAAATTGGATATTGCAGATGCTGGCAGTAAGCTTCTCAAACATTTGTATAAGCAGTATTCCGAGTCGGACGAAAATCAAAGAGTCAAATTGCTCGAACTTTATAGGTACTTTAGCAATGATGGCTACAAACTCCAAGAAATGGAAGAACTTTTTCTAAAGGAGGAAGAAAAGAATAAGATATCTTGGCATAAAAGGATTTCTATATGGTTTGCTGAGCATCTTAAAAAGTTAGGAAGTATAAAATTGTCTTCATATGTTCAAAAGCTTATTATCACCGTTCTTATAATTCTCCCAATTACAATTGTCTTCGCGTTTCGCTATCCACGGTATGTTCTATTTAGGACTTTTGGTTTGAAAAAACGTGCGGCAAATATTTACAAGAAGATTGTTGAAAAAGATCCTTTTAATCCTGACAAGCGCCTCAAACTTGCACAACTTTTTGAAGAAGCTGGTATGTATGAAGAAGCCTTCAATGAATATAATTTTCTGAAAAGAATAAAAATCGAATAG
- a CDS encoding cation diffusion facilitator family transporter — translation MQNSTIDKKLRQVAIIAVATNLLLAVLKVTVGLIFKSMAVLADGIDTSTDILTSSTMLLATIISRRPPDKEHPYGHQKAENIGAKIISFVVFYAGVSLLIESLHRLITGRYQVLEGFLPLLVAVLSVAGKTFLFTIEYSTGKKYKSNSMIAEAKNMRNDILLSGLVFLGVGLNKIGLAWMDPLIGVVMSGIIIKVAWEVFEENAHELMDGLKEEEMWIYENIFKVCKECGALNPHKVRVRKVGGKFDIDMDIEVTGTMSVKEAHDITKCIKRKLSDTKEIYDVVIHVEPEENDETEPFGLSEKH, via the coding sequence TTGCAGAACTCCACAATTGATAAGAAACTTCGCCAAGTTGCAATAATAGCTGTGGCAACGAATTTACTGCTCGCAGTACTAAAAGTGACCGTTGGGCTGATTTTCAAGAGCATGGCGGTTTTAGCGGACGGTATAGACACATCTACCGATATCCTGACATCTTCTACAATGTTACTTGCAACGATAATTTCTCGAAGACCACCAGATAAGGAACACCCTTACGGACACCAAAAGGCTGAGAACATAGGTGCTAAGATAATCTCTTTCGTCGTATTCTATGCTGGCGTGAGCCTACTTATTGAAAGTTTGCATAGACTTATAACAGGGCGTTATCAAGTTTTGGAAGGTTTCTTACCCCTTTTAGTCGCGGTATTGTCGGTCGCTGGAAAGACATTCTTGTTTACGATTGAGTACTCTACAGGTAAGAAATACAAGAGTAATTCAATGATTGCGGAAGCAAAGAATATGAGAAATGATATACTGCTTTCAGGACTTGTGTTCCTTGGGGTTGGATTAAACAAAATTGGATTAGCATGGATGGACCCTTTGATTGGTGTCGTGATGTCTGGTATAATTATAAAAGTGGCATGGGAAGTATTTGAAGAGAACGCTCACGAGTTAATGGATGGTCTCAAGGAAGAAGAGATGTGGATTTACGAAAATATATTCAAAGTGTGTAAAGAGTGTGGTGCTCTAAACCCACACAAAGTCAGGGTACGCAAGGTCGGTGGGAAATTCGATATAGATATGGATATAGAAGTCACTGGCACTATGAGTGTAAAAGAAGCACACGATATAACAAAGTGTATCAAAAGAAAACTCAGCGATACAAAGGAAATATATGATGTCGTAATTCATGTCGAACCGGAGGAAAACGATGAAACAGAACCTTTCGGATTGTCAGAAAAGCACTAA
- the rplT gene encoding 50S ribosomal protein L20 has translation MRVKNAVNAKKKRKKVLKFAKGFRGALGRRYTLAKQSYYRALKFAFDGRRNKKGNFRKLWITRINIAARNEGLKYNELIHGLKLANVTINRKMLAELAVNDPVSFKEYVAIAKTALGK, from the coding sequence ATGCGAGTAAAGAATGCTGTAAATGCTAAGAAGAAAAGAAAAAAGGTTCTGAAATTCGCCAAAGGATTCAGAGGTGCACTCGGCAGAAGATATACCCTTGCAAAACAATCCTATTATAGAGCTCTTAAATTCGCTTTCGACGGAAGAAGAAACAAGAAAGGGAATTTCAGAAAGCTCTGGATAACAAGAATCAATATAGCAGCGAGAAATGAAGGCTTGAAATACAACGAACTCATCCACGGATTAAAGTTAGCAAACGTAACCATAAATAGAAAGATGCTTGCTGAGCTTGCAGTCAACGATCCAGTGAGTTTCAAGGAATACGTAGCGATTGCGAAAACGGCTCTTGGAAAATAA
- the rpmI gene encoding 50S ribosomal protein L35, protein MAKQKMKTSKTAAKRFKVTKNGKIMRRHANAWHKTGKKRRSTLRALRLEDVVASSDSSRILRLLGKK, encoded by the coding sequence ATGGCTAAGCAAAAGATGAAGACAAGCAAAACCGCAGCAAAGAGGTTTAAAGTAACAAAGAATGGAAAAATAATGAGAAGGCATGCAAATGCGTGGCACAAAACTGGAAAGAAGAGAAGATCAACGCTCCGCGCTTTAAGACTCGAAGATGTAGTTGCAAGTTCTGATAGCTCAAGAATCCTTAGACTTCTTGGAAAAAAATAA
- the infC gene encoding translation initiation factor IF-3 codes for MKLIKNEKEKIIKNEEIPFSELRVVDEEGKAVGVMSKSTAIDLAKSRGLDLILVAPNAQPPVARILDYGKYKYELAKREQKAKKNQRIIEVKEMKFRTAINEHDYQTKLKHIKRFLEEGNKVKVTVMFRGREMAFMDKGKEILDRIAKDIADIGNVEKEAKVEGRDMWMVLKPKNL; via the coding sequence GTGAAACTTATTAAAAACGAGAAGGAAAAGATTATAAAGAACGAAGAGATTCCATTCTCTGAACTGAGGGTTGTTGATGAGGAAGGAAAAGCTGTTGGTGTAATGTCTAAGAGCACAGCAATTGACTTGGCAAAATCAAGAGGGTTAGATTTGATTTTGGTTGCACCAAATGCTCAACCACCAGTGGCAAGAATTTTGGACTACGGTAAATATAAGTACGAACTTGCAAAGAGAGAGCAGAAGGCAAAGAAGAACCAAAGGATAATAGAAGTTAAAGAAATGAAATTTAGAACCGCGATAAATGAACATGACTATCAGACAAAACTTAAGCACATTAAACGGTTCTTGGAAGAAGGTAACAAGGTTAAGGTTACCGTGATGTTCAGAGGCAGAGAAATGGCATTCATGGACAAAGGGAAGGAGATATTAGATAGAATTGCGAAAGATATAGCTGATATCGGTAATGTCGAAAAAGAAGCGAAGGTTGAAGGCAGAGATATGTGGATGGTTCTTAAACCCAAGAATTTGTAA